TTGGCTTCGTGGGAGTTGATCGAGTCTTTACAGAGTGTGTTTGAATATCTTCCTTCTTCCCATGGCTGTGGTTCTACAGTTTGGCCTGAAAGATGGGGCTGGGTGCCATGTTTAaacacaccccgttctagcttaGCAAAAGCATGAACCATAGCATTAATGATTAGCTCACTAGCTAAAACATTCACCCCGTCTGTTGCAGAGATCTTAGACCTTGTGTTATATGCTGAGTATGATGTTGTTTCTTCCTCCAAAACTTTTCTTTCTCCTCTCGCCATCACCTCTGCTGGAACCGTTGTGACAATTTCACCTGCTAGCTGGTCAGCAATGGCCCACATGCTTTGCACACAACCCTCATCTTTTACTTTGATCTCATTTGTGGTGATAAAATGAAGGATATCTGCAGAAATTTGAGCTGCATAGTCAGTTAGCCTGGCAACATCATTTTGGAGTCCACTATCTTCGACTTCCCCATTCTTGTTTCCTTCCAGACCTCCATTTCGACAGCACTCCAGTGAAAGTGAGCGCATCAGTCTCACCATGAAGTCAGCAGACGCGTCTGGCATTTGGTTCTCTATTAATGGTTGCATGTGGTCTTTGGGGGTCGGAGGAGGGGGTGAAGGAAGGAACTCTTTAGCCAGTCCTCCCTTAAGCTTCCTTGTGAAACTGGCTCGACTCCTGATCATCTCTGGAAGTAAAGGGGTGCTTGGAGGAGCTTCGGGGTACTCAATAGAGCCCAGACTAGCCATGCTTTTCAATGAAGTAGCGTATACAGTGGCAGATGTGCTATCATATTCTTCCATCTTGTTGTCTGTTTCCACTTCAGATGTGTTTTTGTCACAGTTGTACCCTGAGGAGCACAGGGCCGATGCATTTCCATAAGTCCCCTCTTTATCATCCACACTTTTGGAAAATGGATCATCAGAGTAATGATGCCTCTCCATCTCTTCCAATGCTTTGCAACAGACTTGTAAAGTTAACTCTTCAGCCAGCATCTCAACGTCGTCCCCTCTCAGCTTGATGGATTCTCTTGGGTCTCTGATTCTGATGGCTGAATCTATAATAGTTTTGGCAGTCATCTGTGCAAAGTGTTGAATGGGCTCTAAGTTCTGTTCTAATGTTACATCCAGCAAATGACTGTATGTTTCCAGAGTGTGTTGGATTGATGATAGGTTATAAGCAGGTTGTGGGCATGAATCACTGTTAATTACTACCTGCGCAGAGTCCTGAGaaggtcaaaaaaacaaaaaaaacaagacttGACTTTTAGCAGGTCGCTAATACAATTTATACAGTGAACAATTATTCTTTTCAATTTTAGCTGTTTTTCGATGATgttaaactaaattttttttgtaaattaaatttagaaGAGAATAAAAAGTCTTAGAACTGTGTTTTGATttcatttacttttatactaataCTGGGCTAACATTTCTGTACTTACATCAGAGTGAGCAGATTCTGAAGTGGTGACTAGATCACATAGCTTTAATGAACTGCACAGCCAATCCTCATTAATCATCTGAAAAAGAGATagttataatatatttgtataaaaatacataaattaatcactatatttatttatttatttacacaaattTGTTAAAGTTATTGCACAAAACATCTAATTATTTTTGACTAATAATTACTCAGCTTATCACTATTAGTCaattttaatatcagtgcatccctaataataataataataatatatattgagCCATGATGAAGTTTATTTTGTACAACAGACTAACAGGAGTTCATCGATATTGTAGGGTTGCCTAATAATGCTCTTGGAGACATAATCTGCATGATTTTGTTCAAACTCTTTTCTAACACACCTGCCAATGATTTTCAAGTCAAACTGAAGGCTGTAATTCTTTGGAGGTAGATCTTCAAGGGCATGTGTGTTACATGTTATTATTCAATTATCGCTGAGGACAAAAGAAGCCCTGTTTTTTTTACTATCTGTGATGGTGTGTATGGTCGCACCTCATATACACCTTATTTTATCCATAGATAACATTAACTTGTAAAGTGTCTGACTAATACATCATGAGAGCTGAAAATTTGATAATAGCGACAGTAGAGTTCGGGAATGAAGCAAAGAAAgtacatttaaatgcaaaacattgGTATATTACCAACTAAACTAATCCAAGGGCAGTGAAAGAAAAGTGAGTCTTAAATGAGCAGAAAAGTAACTGAAAACCGCAAGTGATCAAAGAATTGCTCTTACAGGAAATAGGTCATGTGACTGACAGGAAAGTATGAGGGTAGAAATTTTTCTGCAGAATTTCCCTTAATAATTAAGACTGATATGAAAGATAATTGTTCTAGATCATAAGGCAACCTTTATACCCAACGAAACAAAGGTTGCCATATGAGTGTGAAGAGAAACAGAAAAGAGGCTTGTGAGAGGATGTATGTTACAGCTCTGATAAACATCAGCTCAGACTAAcacttgtaaagcactttgagtcaGTGGCAGCACCcacatatttatttcatttggcAATGAACGCTACAACACATGCATAACCTGTTAGCTGCAGTCGGTTCAAGTTAGATTTTGAGTATTTAAAGAGATCTGGAAATAAAAGGTCTCCTGGGTGGTGTTGTGGAGGACATCACCTTGAAAGGTCTTTGGTTTTCTattgtttatgttttataataCTTTGACATTTTCAAAGGAAACGTGAAACACTCAAAGCAGA
The genomic region above belongs to Carassius carassius chromosome 3, fCarCar2.1, whole genome shotgun sequence and contains:
- the LOC132118134 gene encoding uncharacterized protein LOC132118134 is translated as MINEDWLCSSLKLCDLVTTSESAHSDDSAQVVINSDSCPQPAYNLSSIQHTLETYSHLLDVTLEQNLEPIQHFAQMTAKTIIDSAIRIRDPRESIKLRGDDVEMLAEELTLQVCCKALEEMERHHYSDDPFSKSVDDKEGTYGNASALCSSGYNCDKNTSEVETDNKMEEYDSTSATVYATSLKSMASLGSIEYPEAPPSTPLLPEMIRSRASFTRKLKGGLAKEFLPSPPPPTPKDHMQPLIENQMPDASADFMVRLMRSLSLECCRNGGLEGNKNGEVEDSGLQNDVARLTDYAAQISADILHFITTNEIKVKDEGCVQSMWAIADQLAGEIVTTVPAEVMARGERKVLEEETTSYSAYNTRSKISATDGVNVLASELIINAMVHAFAKLERGVFKHGTQPHLSGQTVEPQPWEEGRYSNTLCKDSINSHEAKPLRCCSDKSELRPITDDAIKVKSSVDTFANDFAEDVLQHSVFDASSLLFNYKQSQRAEFGPEKDIEPWLIKMCAGESPVQELQCALLWAAVSHKGTKALQFELPDKSLQQKLGRLSRSARLNGWTVGALMASLHEFCDVHQETSRGLHKSSDSLLEHLQHLIDNVHLN